The window CCATTATGCTGATATAATCTTGGATAACTGGCACAAAATCCTGAAAATAGCCAACCATATGCTTCAGAACCATATCTGTTGTGCTGTTAGGGGGGACCTCACATCatctttatatatacaaaaaaacctGATTTCACATCACTACTAGaaaggttaaagttaaagttggttttgtttaacgacaccactagagcacagtattaatcctcggctattggatgtcaaacatttggtaattttgacgtatatagtctcagaaaggaaatcgctacatatttccattagtagcaagggatcttttatatgcaccaccccacagtcaggatagcacataccacggcttttgatataccagttgtggtgcactggctagaatgaaaaatagtccgatggacccaccgatggggatcgatcccacaccgaccgcgcatcaagcgagcgctttaccactgggctacgtcctcaCCTATACTAGAAATGTGTAAACGACACAAATTATGTATAAACTGTCAAATAACTTGTTACCCGCGTAAATGTTATCTACAATTACCTCCATCGATTGCTGAAACTAATACCctttacataattaatattgattaCTTGCTacctattattactatttgtcATACATTACTCTTTGTCTATATTCctgagttgtttttttttttttttttttttggggggggggggggttgggtgtttttttggtggTAATTATGGAATATTGCATCTCTTAAGAATCCTGTCATTAaaaacataagcgtacgaaaaGGTGtgcgtgtgggggggggggggggggggggtgaagggAGAGAatatcctcaaattcgggcaaaaactagAGTAATTCGAATAAAATGTGCcggcctgaacacttttcatcaggtattttcatcatttcattcacaatattagttgtaagcCATGCacggaataaataatgattgaaaattgtgaataaacattttcctttttttctttttttttttcgtctttttttttcaagttgTGACTACCGCATCCggcaacaacaaaaagaaagcCCCTCGGTCGCTTTCCAAATTCTGAATCGGGACGTATACGTCCTGGGATAAAATTACAGGATGTCAGATAATAGTCCCCAGAGCAAGTACCAAAGTCACCCTGGAATGCTTTCATGGCCACTCGAATGTAAAAAACGAAAGGACGCTCACAAAACTCTACAGTGTCCTGTTAAACAGCCGTCCCCCATTCAGCAACAGACCAATGCTGAGAAAACGTCAGTTAATGGTCCAGGGGAGAATGTTGAAGTTGACGTTAAATATCTTTCCTGGAAACACCCACATAAATGTGATGACCCAGGGCTAAAAAGTTTGGAAGCCAGATGCATTCCAGAGCAACAGCAGTTTGTCGAGAAAGTGTGTTCCCAAGTTCAGCAGCCGTCCCCAGTTCAGCAGCCGTCCCCAGTTCAGCAGTCGTCCCCACTTCGGCTGCCGTGCTCACTTCAACAGCCGTCCTCAGTTaagcaaaattattttaatggcCCCGGAGCGAACGTTAAAACTCAACCTGGACTACTGTCGTGGCCAGTCGAATGTAGAAACCGAAAGAAAAACAGGGAGAAAACCTTGGAGGAGCAACAGACACCCTCATCTCAGGAGCCGCGTGTGAACTGGCCCATATCCAGCAACTAGTAAGGCCTGTTAGGGACCGTTCTACAATTAtataaagctgtatcctaaccggccgcgagcgattattttagaaatcattgcttTCAATTGCTGACAGCCTGTATCTCCTAACTGCACGCGCGTgccagtctaattaaaattagctccactattacatgtggatctaaagacagccagttggagctcatgtccaccaatcaaaaccttacttgcagaatcatgccagtgatttaaaaataatttgaaaacattccgaattatcctgagggtatacgacatgtttcgtgtgaattacgaatgccttaaaacatgttttattttataaaataaataatttgtaatgtaaaactgaagactgatttaggtcttttattattttataaataaaattaataaataatttttaatgtaaaactgaagactgataacccaccccgtacgtattggtatggttcgctgtactgcggccactaaaatagactcgcccgatatttttagaatttgtatgctcccgaataacgttataaaaggcgaagtgtgattggtcaatatttaaattattatttacagacgaaatgttacctggacattggggactacgcagtgttgttagttttaaatcactggcaggattctgcaagtaaggttttgattggtggacatgagctccaactggctgtctttagatccacatgtaatagtggagccaattttaattagattgtgcgcgtgcagttaggatacggcgattaaaatcaattatttctgaaataatcgctcgcggTTATTTATCTgtcgcgccgtacgcgtgcggttaggatacggcgattgaaattaatgatttctaaaaataatcgctcgcatcacTCGCGCCGCTACACTTTTCATATACTTTGAGTAGTTgtgtactggggtgttgttaaacattcattcattattcattcattcacttgcGTCGCTCGCGTCTAGTTAGACTATAGCTTAACACATAATTCGGCTGTTTTTATCACCACTCTCCTCTCACATTGTGATGTTTTGTGACTTTTCTCCCTCCTAAAAAACATACGCAACGCGCACCAGTagcaccaccacctccacctcccATTTTGTTTGTCATTAAGAAGTATTCTGaccaatattataattttttttttttttttaatatgtatttcatTTCTTATGGTTTGGCAAAAGCTCATTCGCGTGTGTTCGCACGTAGGTGAAAAACTGCGGCCATGTCACTTTACAGTTATTAGGTAAATGAACAAGGAAATggtttagttaacgacgcactcagcacattttatttacggttatatggcgtcagatatatggttaagcctacacaaatattgagggaggaaacctgcatTCGCcacttcttttcgattagcagcaagggaacttttatatgcaccatcccacagacacggtagtacatatactgaacaaaaaaagaaacttccgatttgtacatatagtatttgttgtgttaaagaattcattgtgtaatgaaattatataggtagtattagccttgagctgtattatcaggattcatgaattttatcgattatttttgcactgttaatcgtcgacaacgtgaaattcaatttgcacgtgtaTGCAttgttcgacatgtcccgtgtagtattcggtcaatttgttttacttgtcttactgacattgttgtcaagtgaacgaaaacgcttcaaaatttgtaaacaaaattaacgttttttacattgtagcatttttagtatgccaagaatacccaataatttacgcgaacgggcgattggcatgcttgatgctggcatgtcgacagaagacgttgcaagacatgttgggagttctagtcgagcgatacgaaatcttcgcgtaatatttcgaacgacaggaagcaccaacgacttgccacgtcgtggacgtccgcgtgttacaacgcgtggtcaagaccgctatatcatgaacacgcatttgcgcaatcgattccaaactgccactgctactgctgctaacacacctgggcttcataataaccgaatcagtgggcaaactgttcgtaatcgtctgcgggagaacagTTTatatgcacgacgtccttacgtcggatgcgttttaacgcaacgtcatcgtctaaatcatcttaattgggcacgtgtacactctcgttggatacggcgacgctggaataccgttctttttttggatgaatccagattttctttacaacgtggtgatggcagggtgcgcgtctaccataggagaaatgaacgctatgctgaccgttgtgttcttgaacgagatcgtttcgggggtgggggttctgtcatgatCTGGGCAGctattgcccatggttatcgttcaccactagtcgtcactgatggcaatttaaatgctcaacgttaccgcgatgacattctcgctcatcacgtcattcctctgttccataacaacgccaacatctcgatttttcagcatgataatgccacctctcatacagctagagacactgtaaattttcttaggacaaataacattggtttcattgatgactggcccgctaaaagtcctgatctcaaccccatcgagcatgtctgggatagtctggacagacgattgaggcatcgtcccaacccacccgctaacgtcaacgaacttcatcaagcgctcattcaggaatggaacaatattccacaggcagaaatcaacacttagtcaattctatgcgcctgtgATACACtacagtggtcaattcaagaggtggtcatacccgttattaagtgggggttttttttgttttttttttttacccctaccacacttggtcaaaatttctcccagtttgttaacctatggccatgatttttgcaccaaacgatgcatcatggaacactctttaaacgcatatataacaattattcctccggtttgttttcatcaagttatgttcaagcaaagttagcggaagtttcttattttgttcagtatacatcCCCCAGAATTTGCTacttataattgtattatatagaggataataaacgagttaccagtttattatcaaatttatgtcctgaaTGAACTAATGTTCAGTTGtccgagctttagcgagtgacaagtgaaaattatttcacgagggacataaatttgatagtaACTGGTacagtttgttattctatttattaccccagctatttggttaaaaaaaaaaaaaaaaaaaaaaaaaaaaagcctttattttcgatatataGGGTctagcctacatcggctacacgtccatgtataatatagaaacgacgtaaactactttactgttatGGGTATTGCTTTATCTTTGTATTTcattcacggttcacagataattttcaaaactcaaagttctatatattcagtaaaaaaaaaatctatccaTGTATaatatagaaacgacgtaaactacttcactgttctgggtattgctttaactttgtattttattcatggttcacagataattttcaaaacccaaagttctatatattcagtgaaaaaattaaataatctatcatgaattgcattaaactactattttattacaagtttaacactgaaaccagaaatacgcaaacgctttaaactacgtgacgtcattgtgtgtgctttgccaaatcgtgatgacgtcatatttagtaccgacaaggtgattggtttgttggcgtcaaatcgtccaatagtagtgtccgttaaaccaatgcatgataatttctcaatctaattaaaattagctccactattacatgtggatctaacagctgcccgttggagctcatgtccagttgaccttttattcgaccaatctaaaacttacttgcaaaatcatgccagtgatttgaaaagaatttgaaaacattcggggtTATGcagagggtatacgaaataattcgggtgaattacgaagtatgccggaaactaattgcaatataaaattttatataaaagtcgtttcaagacgaaaaaataaaccgtgatggtatagccataaaatctgtttatattagtatacaatccaaagtttattactgcactttttcccccatttttttttcaatgttaaaagagaccaacaagttcgcctattgcataaatagtctcgcctgatatttttagaatttgtatgcttccgaataacgctataaatggctaagtgtaattggtcgatatttaaattgttatttatagatgaaatgtcacctggacatgggagtccacgcaatgctgttagatcttctggctagacccagtagagctaattttaattagattggataatttctcagtgtgagaaattatgatttttattttccccattatgAGTGCCCGCTgggttaataaatattaatccCCCCCcataatggattttctggatccgccactgctagcatattataatttaatttatattatactggTAGTAATTCggttgtgtattttatttctaCTTTCCTTAAAAATCCATTTGCGACATCTACAACAGCCGGCCGCCCACACCGCCGCCGCCTCCACCGCCACCTATCGATGTGGTCCAGTGGCCAGAACGCCGCGAGACAACTTGCCCAGACGGCACCACGATGCCGGCCGGAAACACGCAACCACAAGTGACTACATCAAGCTCCATACAGTGGCCCATGCGATGTTTTACCCAATAACTGCTGGCTTTTTTCTGAATGTATGCTCATAGGACATGGAAgtaaggggaggggggggcacaTCATTGGCCTAAACGAAACTTTACTTATTAagtatctttttttcttctttttttgaatGTGTGCTCATAGGAGTCGAAAGTAAGGGGAGGGGGAGGCACATTAGTGGCCTAAGCTAAACTTTACAAAGTTTTTCTGAATGTATACTCATAGGAGTCAGACGTAAGGGGAGGGGGAGACACATCAGTGGCCTAAACGAAACTTTACTGATTaagtatcttttttttctttcgtttttttaatgtacactCATAGGAGTCTAAAGTAGGGAGGGGGAGGCACATCAGTGGCCTATGCAAAACTTTACGGATTAGGTTgtcttttatgttttttttttgttttttgtgtgaatgCATACCATACTCATAGGAGTCAAAAgtaaggagggggggggaggtacATCAGTGGCCTATGCGAGGGGGGGAAGGTACATCAGTGGCCTGTGTGAAACGTTACTGAATAGCTTTTTGTTCTGAACATACATAGGGTTTAGAAGTAGGAGGGGGAGGTACTGATCCCCCTAAATCTGGGTAATATATCATTACCTCCCCCAGTTGCTGTTGTCTTCGATCcattgataatatatattatctacaCAAGCCAAATGCTGCTACTATTGTTACATGAAAAATAGATCATTGATAATAATACGGATAGttaataaatagtaaatagaaATCTTACttccaaaaaactaaaaaaaaattgcaagaTTCCTgaaatcttaaaaaaaaattgaaacttCTTTTTGCTGTTTTGATtatcgttttattttattagtttaaactggttaattaattttattattatttaaaaaaaaaaaaaaaaagggaaaaaatgGCAGCATTTAGCTTTCCtgcatatgtatattaaataattattttaaacatccaTTGTGTTTGTTCTTGTGCAATGTTTTGCTTCTACAGACCAAGTTTAACAAGTCAATAAGCCCTAAAGACTGATTCTCTCTGCCATTTACCTCCATCAttgacagaaggaaggaaattgttttattttatttaacgacgcaccaccattttatttacagttatatggcttcagacatatggttaaggaccacacagatattaagagagtatacccgctgtcgccacttcatgggctactcttttcgattagcagcaagggatcttctatatgcattatcccatagacaggatagtacataccacggcctttgttactccagttatagagcactggctggaacgagaaatagcccatcattgaccgaaagaaagaaatgttttattcaactacacactcaacacagtgtaattactgttatatgtatcagacatatggttaagaaccactgAGATAATCAGAAATGgaaacccacagacaggatagtacataccatggcctttgttacaccagttgtggcgcactggctgaaatgagaaatagtccaatgtgtTCACCGACGGGAACGATCCTAAACAAATcgtacatcaggtgagtgctttaccactgagttacgtcccacagacaggatagtacataccatggcctttattacaccagttgtagcgcactggctgaaatgagaaataacccaatgtgttCACCGACGGGAATGATCCAAAACAAACCGTACAtcgggcgagtgctttaccactgagctacatcccgcccactcCTTAATAGATGGTTCTGATAGCTGTGGCCTGTGTTCAGGACAACACACTTGAACTTGaactaaatattataaacatgaacattaaaatgaaaataaaaataaaactgcgagtttagcataaaatgaccaaaaactaaacagacagacaaaacagGCCTGCTACCTTCATAGAAttagttaacaaatgtttttgaaaaacaaaaataactccttttataggtgttttttttactttttatttacaaaatgtacacaataatatttgacaacATGTGAATCAAGTTTAGATAAGGATGACCTATAGATAAGGATGACCTATAGATAAGGATGACATATCTACAAATGGGACCAATAACTGCTGTGTGACCAGTATGAAGAGTCTACTCAAACGGTAGTCTTTCAAAGCTTTTTTTGTCTGCCTAGGAGGataaacatatttgtaattCACGGGTCCTATTCCTGCATCCCTCACAAttagagctgggcagtatacCGTATGTACCGTTTGGTATTGGTATCCTGTCAGTACCGATTTACTGTACCGAGCAAATCTCCAAATactgaaatttcggtattgaaaaatgtttcccgccatttagtaaagcactatgcaaaatggctgaaaaggagagagagagaggagagccttgtgtatgtaattttattttatttagatgaagtTAGAGGGTGAGCCTTAACTTaaacatgcatttaaagctgagtataccgaaaatactgCTCGA of the Gigantopelta aegis isolate Gae_Host chromosome 12, Gae_host_genome, whole genome shotgun sequence genome contains:
- the LOC121386849 gene encoding uncharacterized protein LOC121386849, with protein sequence MSDNSPQSKYQSHPGMLSWPLECKKRKDAHKTLQCPVKQPSPIQQQTNAEKTSVNGPGENVEVDVKYLSWKHPHKCDDPGLKSLEARCIPEQQQFVEKVCSQVQQPSPVQQPSPVQQSSPLRLPCSLQQPSSVKQNYFNGPGANVKTQPGLLSWPVECRNRKKNREKTLEEQQTPSSQEPRVNWPISSNYRPPTPPPPPPPPIDVVQWPERRETTCPDGTTMPAGNTQPQVTTSSSIQWPMRCFTQ